The sequence AACAATTAGCACGCCCACGTTATTTCTTTTGAGTGTATGATTACGCTATAATTTCTTAGAACAAATGAAAAAGGAGTTgttgtttttaataaagtagTCCTTTTGCATATACAATTATTTatagtaaaaagaaaatagttatgtTTGAAGAGTTTACACTTTACAGTTGAAAGATACAAACAAGAGGAGGTAGAAACTGActagaaataataataattgagagacaaaaaaatatagtaagAACATTAGATAATTGAAAATAACGTCAAAAAGGAGGAAGGAGATTGAGTATGGTTTACgccaaaaaattaataataaagaaaaggaGCTGTTTGTATCGTCTTCTACCTTATAAAAACATACCATTCTTGTTTCCCTCTTCCTACACCgcattctctcttcttcctcgttcttgattttttttttttaatctcctcTGTTAAGATCCATGGATAATGTTAAGCTCGTGAAGAATGGTGTTATGAGATTACCACCTGGATTCAGGTTTCATCCCACTGATGAGGAGCTTGTGGTTCAGTATCTCAAGAGAAAAGTCCTTTCTTCTCCATTACCAGCTTCCATCATTTCTGACTTTGATGTTTGCAGAGCTGATCCTTGGGACTTACCTGGTTGGTTTTCtcattgaaagttttcttttcttGGTCTCGAACCAGCGACCTTATCAAACTCTCTTTATGTGCAGGCAGTTTGGAGAAAGAGAGGTACTTCTTTAGCACAAGGGAAGCCAAGTACCCAAATGGGAACCGCTCTAATAGAGCAACCGGTTCCGGTTATTGGAAAGCTACCGGTATTGATAAACGGGTTGTGACCTCTAGAGGAAATCAAATCGTTGGTTTGAAGAAAACACTTGTGTTCTACAAAGGCAAACCACCTCATGGCTCAAGAACCGATTGGATCATGCATGAATAtcgtctctcttcttctcctccggTACAATTTTCTTCCAATATCCCGGTTTAATATCCGGTTTTCTTCTCCATTTATTTTTCacctaaatttatttttcattttctctgCAGAGTTCTATGGGCCCTACTCAGAACTGGGTTCTTTGTCGTATCTTCCTGAAGAAGAGAGCCGGTAACAGCGA is a genomic window of Brassica napus cultivar Da-Ae chromosome A2, Da-Ae, whole genome shotgun sequence containing:
- the LOC106384036 gene encoding NAC domain-containing protein 83-like, producing MDNVKLVKNGVMRLPPGFRFHPTDEELVVQYLKRKVLSSPLPASIISDFDVCRADPWDLPGSLEKERYFFSTREAKYPNGNRSNRATGSGYWKATGIDKRVVTSRGNQIVGLKKTLVFYKGKPPHGSRTDWIMHEYRLSSSPPSSMGPTQNWVLCRIFLKKRAGNSDEGDNRNLVYDNEHIEITTTNQTEDKTKPIFFDFMRKERTTDLNLLPGSPTSDHASSGLTTEIFSSDEETSSSCNSFRRNL